The Tenuifilum sp. 4138str genome contains the following window.
AATCCGATTAATCTTTTTGACCTCCTTAACAAGAAAATGCCCCAGGTAAAGGCTAAAAACAGGTTCGACTTGCGTAATAAGCTAATTCGGTTTGGCGCTTCGCGGGGCTTTGCCCTGGACGAAGTGATTGATACGGTTAACCGTTTGCTTGGAGCTGAGGAGTAAAAACCTTATTAGCCCTTAATCACCTTAACCGCGCCAAGATACTTACCATTGAGGTATGCTGTGAGTATGTAAATCCCTTTCTGCAAATCCTGGGCCTGATATCGGTACACAAACGACGTTAGGGTTGCATTTTCGCTCATTTGCCAAACCACTGATCCGGAAATGGATGTAAGCTTTAGGGTGATTTGACCTGCTTCGGGTAGTATTACCCTTAGATCGAAGTATTCATTGAACGGATTGGGTATTGCTGAGATCATAATTGGATTAGGCTCGTCCTTGCATACCCCGGGTAGGTTAGCATCAAGCCAAAGCAACCGGCTGGAGACGAAATTTTTCAGGTAGTTGACCTCCTGCTCGTACGTACTTCCAACAAATGCATTAGGCCAAACCCATACACCAAGTGAGTTGAAGGTATTGTAGTTTCGTATTCTGGCATCTTGTATTAGCGTTGTCATGCTATCGATAATGGCATGGACACCGGTACGGGTTAGTAATCCACTACTTTTAAGCTCTTCCCATCGGCATCGAGCCATATTGTTGAACTTATCGTCGGTGGTAAACTTATCCCACCAAAAGGGAGGTTGGTAGTAATCGTCGGCGCTAATCGATTTGTAAACCCAACCCTGTGGCGAGTCGCCACTGTAGTAGTTGGCATTGCCAAAGGTAAGGTCGTAATCCCACATTGGGCCTAAGGTTAACTTTCCTCCCTTACTATCCTTATCCTTGTACAGGAAAGTGCTTATGCGGTAGGCATCAATGTTTTTTGATAATTCATTAACCAAAAAGTAATCAACAGCCGATGCCATATTAACGTAGCGGTAGTAGCCAAGGAAAGGGTCGTTCCAGTACGATGAGTTTAGGGTATTCTCAAAGGTGGTGATGTAGTTACGGATATAATTCTTTTGAACCGGTAGGATATTCTCTGGTTTAGGGTAGTGCCAAAGGAAGTTAATGGGCTTTCCGTTGTGTGTATAGGGCGATGCCCAACCGAACTCATCAAAATCACCCTTATCAATTTTAACTATGTAGCCACCAGTTAAATCATCGCCTGAAATATCGTTTTGGGTAAGTTTAGCAATATTCACGCGGTTTTTATCGCGACGAACTTTCTCAATAAGAAGGTATAGGCCGGCATACTGTTCGTTGAGGATTAGCTCACAGAAAGCCGTTCTGGGAGCATAGCGCCCCATGCGCCTACCAATTTCGTATGCAAGAGCGTTACGAATGAGCGATTTATCGTTGTAAGGCCCGTAAAGTGCCCAGTCGTTGCCAGGGGGCATTCCCATCAGGGCAGAGTCAATGTTTTCGCCCAGTACGTTAATTAGCTCCACATTGTAACTTTTCTTTGGCCAGTCGTTCCATAGCGACGATTGGCCACGGTACTCAAGATGAATAGTACCATTGTAGGTAAAATCGTTATCGGCTATACTGTTAGGGGGGCTTTGCTTATCAACAACTTTCATGGTTGCCACTATTTCGTTGTCGGATTGAATGGCTTGGCCTTGGGTATCAATAATCACTATGGGCAAATTGCTGCTAAGCGAGGTTACGGGTGGGTTAAACCACTCCGGTGTAGGGCGATAGTAAGTGTTATTCACCGTGATACCAAACGATAAAAAAGGAATGATACTCAAATCCGATGAATTGATACCCGTGTTGTGAACCTCTATGGCCAAAACATTCAAACCGCTCCTTAGTGCGTTGCTCAGAACATCTTTTTTTATCAAAAAATCGGTGGGATTTCCACCGGTGTACATCATAGCCTCTCTATTTTCCGATGATGGTGTATCCCAGTTTACGTTTACTCCCTGTAAACCTGCCGAGCGTGCAACTTCAACTCCATTAATCCATGCAATAAAGGCATCGTCGTAATCGACACTTAGCACGGCCATTGCTATTTCATCAACATCGGAAACAATAAAGGTAGTTCTGATGCTTACCGATATGCAGCTGGGAACAACTGTGGCATCGTCGTTATCGCCGTACCCAAAGCCACCAGGCCCTTGAGGCCATTGACTATCATCATAGCTGTGTAGTGTCCATCCTGTTGGGGTTGTGGTTTGGTTTACCCTATACCGCCAGGTATCGCTGGCAAAAATGGCTGTTTCCCAGTGATTAATGGTTTGAGAATAGGCACTCTGTACCAAAAGGAAAATTGAAAGAATAGAATTTATGCGCATTTAACAAAAACTTAACCGTCAAAAATACAAAAAGGATTAAGCCAATAGTTGCTATGAAAGAAATGATGTAGCTAAAAAATGGGGAGATAGAAACATTGTTAATGGAATGAGGAGGAATGAATCGGTATAGACAGAATATGATGGAGTTAGATGAAGTTAGAGGAATTGTGAAAAGTGAAAAGTGAACAGTTAAATGTGTGATTTTAGGCGGAAATGAGGCGGAATAGGCAGAATATGATGGAGTTAGAGGAAGTTAGAGGAATTTTTAGTTCGTTAAACGTGAACGGTGAGCCGTGAACCGTGAGCCATTAAAAGTTAAAGGAAGAATTTTGAATATGATGGAGTTAGAGGAAGTTAGAGGAATAGTTAAAAGTGAACAGCTAAGGCAAAGTATTTTGAATTAACAAATTCAACCGGGCTAATAAAATAATGGACGCAGTAATATTTTTAGAGTTGGGATTGCCTTTGTAAGCCAATAGAAAAAAGCTATTTACATGTTTTTTTGTGTTTCTATTCACTAATCTCGGTTTAAGAATTTTGCAATTATTCATGCTGGCAAAAGTGTATTGCTTCCTTAAAAACTCCGAATGGAATAAAAGTAAGGCTACCTTGAGGGTAGCCTTATATTTCTACAAATTCTTTACTCTTTTTAGGCTTAACAGCTTTGTAATCCAATTAGGAATTGGTTTATGTGGGTCACGTTTATCCATATTAAGCTGTATGCCCAAGGACTTAATGAGGGGCAGACGGTGAGTTTCAACAAATTCAATGAGAGTTCCATCGGGATCCTCAATGTATGAGAAATGACCGGCAGCTTCACCCATGTCAAAGCTACCCTTTTCGTTGTGCTTTACGTTGGAGTTTACAGTGAACGGGAAACCCTTAGCTACGCATTCATTTTCCAGGTCGTTCATGTTTTTCATGTCAAAACACAGGTGAATAAACCCTAAATCGCCCCAGAAACGGTTTTTGAATATTTTGTTGGGTTCGCGATCGAGTGCCTGAACCAGTTCTATTTCCGATTTACCAAAGAAATTGCTGAAGCTGCCTTTTCGGTTTTCGGAGTGGGTGAGTAGCATTCTACGGAAGTTTCCCTTGCCTCCTGGGAGTTCTGCTACATCATCAAAATTTCCTGATTTGTCGTATAAAACCGTATCGTATCCCAGGATATCACGGTAAACCTTAAGGGCGTTTTCAATATCGCTAACGCCAATAATTGCTCCACCAACCCCAGAAACAGGCTTTTTCTCGTCCTTGAAAATGTAGCTGTGGCTGTATATTTCAAAGAAATTACCAAATGGATCTTTAATAAAAAAATGCTCATCGCCATTTGGATTTACCGCAAGCTGGCTAACAGGAACACCCATGCTTTCAAAGTACTCATAGGCTTTTTTTACATTGGGACATTTGATTTTTGCTGCAAAGATCCCTTTATCGCCAAGCAATACCTGAAATTCTGGCATAAGTGGAGTTCGGCCCTTATACTGCCATATTTCGAATCCACCACCACCTTGCATGTTTAGAGCAAGGGCAGCGTGGCGCTGTTGAGGTTGTCCACCCGTATAGGGGAGCATAAGCTCAGCCACAGTATTATCCTCAAAAATTCGAATATCAAAACCCAGATGCTCCTTGTACCATTTCCATGCCTCAGAGAGGTTTGATATCCCTATCCCAACCTGTTGGATACCGTATATAATTTTCGACATAGTGTTTATGTAGGTTTGATTTTTGTTACAATTCTGAAAAAGATGCTTGGGAAAAGTCGCTTAATGTGCACCATAAAAATCTCGCTTTTACCTATAAAAACCTCAGGTTTGCGTTTCTTTATGGCTTTAATGTACTGTCGGGCACATTCCTTTGCGCTTAACCCGTTCTGCTGCCCCGGATCCATTTTGCCATGTTCTTTTCCATTCTGATCAATAGCTCTGAGCGAGATGTTTGTTTGAATACGACCGGGGTAGGCAATGGTAACAGAAATGTTGTGGGGTTTCATTTCCGCACGGAGGGTTTCAAAGAAACCCTGAATGGCGTGTTTTGCTGCTGCATACGAGGACCTCAATGGAAAACCGAATTTACCCGAAATGCTGCTTGTGGCTGCTATAAAACCCTCACCTGCCTCAATCATTCCTGGAAGAACCGTTTTAGTGAGTATTACGTAGGAGAAGTAATCTATCTCCATAATTTTACGGTCGATTTCTACAGGTGTGTCTTTCACAAGTGAACGTTGGCTTATGCCACCGTTATTGATTAGCAGGTATATCTGACCATAAGTATTAATAATGGTTTCAGCAGTGTTTTTTACCTCTACGGGACTGGAAAGGTCAAAAGGATATTCCTGGCAGAATGAGGTGAACTCACGGCACTCATCGGCCACATGGCTTAACTCCTGGGCATCGTTCGACGAGATTATCAGATGAGCCCCTTCCTCAGCGAGCTGTAAAGCCAATTCCTTTCCTATGCCCGATGAGGCACCGGTTATCCAAACAAGTCGGTTTTTAAATGAAATCATCAAACATCAAATTATTCTTTGAGCTTGTGTATGCCCAAAAATTTTGATGTCAAATGTAACACTTTTTTATAAAGTTAATTCTGAGAACCTAGTATTCTTTCCGTGAGGTTTCCTTACCGTTCTCGTCATAAATGATCCAGGTACCGCTTTTTTCGCCATCGGAATAGGTCATATCGTATCGGAGAGTGCCGCTATCGTCCCAAACATACCATTTCCCATGTTTTTTACCCTTCACAAAGTTTGCTTCGGAAACCTTTATGCCCATTTCGTTCCATTTCTCCCATCGGCCATTCTTTTCACCAAGGCTGTAGGTCCTAATTTCCTGAATTTTTCCGGTTGGGTAGAATAGTTTCATTTCGCCATCGGGTAGTCCGTTGGTGATTAAGGCATCAACTTTAATGTTTCCATTGTCATAGTAGGAGGTGTAGCGACCGGAATACAATTTCCCATTACTATCATAATATCTACCCTCGCGTTCAACAACATTGGTTTGGGCAAAGCTAACCAGCGAAGCTAATGAGATGAGTAACGTTAAAAATAATTTCATAATGTGCATTTTAGACTTATTTTACGAAAATTACTTCAAAAAAGGTGCAAAAAAACTTCCCGAATATCGGGAAGTTTATTGATTTTATGAAATAAAAGTACTAGTAATTGGTATTAACAGGGTCCCAGTTGGTCCATCCCTGAGCCCAGTTTTGGGTTCCAAAAGCACCGCGGAAAGTAACTGTCTCAAATCCTGTGAGTCCGGTAAACGAAGCACCAGTTAATGCAGGGGAACCGCTTTGTGGCACAGCGTTTACATTCCCCCAGTTCCAGGCATTCGTAAGTTGAAGCTCGCTATTTTCAGCATAAATGGTGTTATTACCTGAACTAAACATGGTTTCGTATTGTTCCTGAGTTAAGCTTGTTCCATCGGTTTTGGCATTAAAATTCTTTACCATACCAGCCATTAAGCAATTTTTGATTTCGGGACCACTGGCAGCATTGTAAAGTTCCATTGATGGTCCTTCAAGAGAAATACCAGTATTAAAACCTGCGATTATTGAGTTGTATAGGTTCAAACGGGTATTTCGGCGTAACCTTAAGCCATATTTATGGTTGGGATTTACGTTTGCTTGAGTTTTAGTGGCATAAGGGCCAAGAATTGTAATGTTGCTAAACTTTGCTGAAGTAAGAGGGCTATTTGATGAACCGTTAGCATCGTTATCCGATTCAAAACCGTTGGAAGCATCGCTCTTATCGGCTTCTTCCGGGCCACGAAGAATTAAAGCGAACTGCACATTACCGCTAAAACCATTATCGGTATCAAAGTCGTCGTCGCCACCGCGATAGGAAATCAAGTATTTAGCATTTACTGTTCCGCCAAACCATTCGAATGAATCATCGCGGCCGAATGAAACCTGTACATACTCAATGGTAGTTCCACGGCCTACGCCGCCCATGGTTAAACCATTAATTTCGTTACCATTGGAAACTTCATAACCAGCAAACTCAATTCGCACATACCTTAGTATGCCTGAGTTATCGTTAGGATCGGTTCCACCGTAAACAGCGCCGGTTCCGCCTTCAACCTCTGCTTCACCCCCGGTTTGGTTAATAGGGGCTTTCCCGCAAATGATTATCCCTGCCCAGTCGCCAGGTTTACGTTCTCCTGCTGGCTTATCGCTGGTGAAAACAATGGGTTTCTCAGCTGTTCCGTTTGCCACAATTCTAGCTCCACGTTCCACAATAAGGCATGCCTTTGAGTCGCTTAACCCTTTTATCAGAGTGCCTGGTTCAATGGTAAGGGTTGCGCCTGATTTAACATACACATAGCCATCGAGAATAATGGTGTCCTTTGCTTCCCAAAGGGTGTTTTGTGAAATTTCACCCGATACGGTTTTTTTGGTTCCTTTGGGGGTATCGTCGTCGTTCTTATCGCACGATGTTACCACTAAGCCTAATAGGGCTACTGCAATTAATAACAAATTACTTTTTTTCCGATTCATACAATTAGTATTTAAAGGTTAGTTTATTTCTTTTTCACAATCCAAAAGTATCCAGCAAATCGAACTTTAACGTTAAGGTGAGCTTAGCTTTACATTAGCAGTTTGTTACATTAAGGTTAAGGTGAAAAAAAAAGAGCCGGATTAGGGCATCCGACTCTGGTTTAGTATGTTATGTTAACTTCTAAATTCTACTCAACTGTGTTTAACTCAATCTTTACCTCCTTTGAACTTTTTTTCACCTCAACCTCAGCAGGTGCATACGATATCAAACTAACACATAATTTTGCCTTAGGCTGAGTGAGGTTTATTGTAAAGTTACCCTCAAAATCGGTATAAACAACTGTATTCTCATCAAGCTTAACCGCTACACCGGCCAGAGCCTCGCCTGTTGTTTTATCGACTACCTTTCCACTAATGGTGCTAACCATGTTGGAAGTAGTTTCAGCCGATTCCTTTTTAGCATCTTCGTTAGCAGCTATAAGGTTTAGTGCCAACATGCTAACTATTAAAACTGACAGTATTTTTTTCATTGCTTTATGGTTTTCTCATTTAACTACTGCAAAGTAAATACTCCAATATTGCCTCATTATTACCCAAAAATGATTTGTATGTTAAGTTTATGTAAATTGTATAAATCATGCTGGGAAAAAGAAAAGCCGGATGTTAAAACTAATCTAAACATCCGGCACTGGTGATTAAAACCTACACTAAAACCTAAGATTGGCACCAAGGGAAAATGTTATACCCTGCTCGTATAGTTTGTTGTTCATAATCAAATCGTTGTTGTTTGAACCTATGAAAGGCTGGTATGTGTTATATTTTTGGTTTAAAAGATTTTTTACGCCTGCTTTAATTTCAACCTTTTTACCAAACTCTTTCGATACTGTTATGTCAACTAAATGTTGGTGCTTTTCGTAGTAATCAGGAATATCCTGGTCCTGGTTCTGGAAAGGAATCCCAACCGCCAGAATTCTATCCCCTATAACATTGTACTGAACGGAAACGCTTAGGTTGTTTTTATCGTTCTGGTAGAAAATACCAGCATTAACCACGTATGGGGATTGGCCCTGCATGGGTCTATTCCTGAAAATACTTCCTTCAGGGAAAATAACCTTACTATGTATATACGACGCATTCAAGACCATGTAAAAATCTTTAAGCATTGGAATGGCTTGCAGGGACTTGCGAAGGTCAACTTCTACACCAAAGCTATAGGCCCCTTCAGCATTATTGTATGTGAAGAGGGGTCGAGCGCCAGCTGGTTTAAATACAAGTTCAATTGGGCCATTAAACTTTTTATAAAAAAGCCCTACTGAAAAGGTTTCGCCGGTATTGGGATAAAGTTCCCAGCGTAAGTCGTAGTTATGAATGAGGCAGTTCTTAAGGTTTGTGTTCCCCACAAATTCAGCTTCATCGGTAAAGTTATAGAAGTAGAATGGGGCAATTTCGCGGTATTCAGGTCGGTTTATAGAGATACCTGCTGCCAGCCTGATAAGGTTTTTCTCGTTAAAGTTATAGGTAATATTTGCTGAAGGGAAAATATCAATGCCATCATCCTCAACTTTAACTGGCCTACCGTAACGGTCGTAACTGTTAAGAATCTGGTTCATCCATTCCGCCCTAAGTCCCCCATAAAATGATAATTTTTTGGTAATATTTGTGTTAAGGGCTATGTATGCTGATCCCAAAATGGATGAAACGTTGTATGAGTCAGATTTTGAGGTTGACTCTCTGAGCAAAAACCCATCGGGGCTTGTGTTGATGTTTTCCACACTAAAAATCTGATCGATTGGTAACCAAACCGATTCGGTGTACGATGAATTTTTGGCAAATCCCAGAATGCGTGCGTCAAAATAGCGCGCCTTAAATTCCCCGTAAGTACCGCTTTTTAGGGTAGGTTCCCAATTCCCTATTTTTAATTTTCTTTCGTAGTTGACTCCTAAACTGGCAATATGCTCAACAAGTTTCATGTAAACTCTACCCGCATCGCTTACTGAGGGTGTAATTCCAACTGCTGCGTAATACTCATTGTAGTGCGGAATAAGGGGTTCATCCTGCAGGGTAGTGCGGAGCTGCTTCAGGTCAGGCTCATTCCTGTATGAAAGAGCATAGCCTGTAACCCAATCTAATTTATTCTTTTGATTGTCGCCCCAGCGGTGTTCTCCACCAAGCTGTGATGAGTAGGTTGTTCGGTTTTGAAAGTTATCCTGGTAGGAACGAATGGTAAAACCTTCATGCCCATTTAGCCCATTCCGGATTATTGCATTGCTTTTACCAATTAGGTTAAAAAGGTTACGAAATTCAATTTTACTCCCTTTACCAGTGAAAAACGACCAGTTGTGAAGTAAGCCAATTTTTACTTTTCGGGTAAATATGCTATCGGTGTAGTTATGGTTAAAGGGAGGTTCCTGGCCAGGCACTAACTGCACCTGGTATTCACTATGATTAACTTCTTCAGTCTCAAAGGTGTTGCTATAGGAAAGTGATGTAATGTTACCCAAGCGTTTATTCCCTTTCTGCCATTTTCTTCCAAAGGAAAGGTTGAACTTTTGGTCAGGTACTGCTTGTACACTTTGGGGCGCCCAACTGGTGTTTAATTTCTGCCCTAAACTTGCTAGCTGTGAGTTTGTTAAGCCTTTAAGTGTTGATGGAAAGTCGGCGGGTAAATTCCTTGTACCATCATCAAAGCCCAGCCAATCGGTTTTACTTTTGGTTATCTGCTTAAAATTGCCATAGCTTGTGCTAGTGTTGAACCCAGTTGCATAACCAATGCTAAGAAAGTTTTCATCGGGCATATTTTTCGTTGAGATTTTAATGAATCCACCCGTAAAGTCTGCTGGTAGCTCTGGCGAAGGGCTTTTGTAAATCACCATGTTGTCAATCATGGCACTTGGAATAACATCGAAGGAAAAAGCTTTTTGATCGGATTCGCTGGAGGGAGTTGAAGCATTGTTTATCCAGGCGTTGTTATAACGCTGGTTTAGGCCTCGCACCACAACAAACCTGTCGTCAATAATTGAAACTCCGGGAACACGGCGTATAACCTCCGAAGCGTCGCGATCCTGTGAACGGGTAATTTGCTGTGCCGATATTCCGCTTGCCACAGTAAGACTTGCCTTTATGGTGCTTAACATGGCAACCTCAGTGTTTGTTTTACGTGCGGCTGTTACAGTAACCCCTTCAATGGCAGTGGTTATTTCTTCAAGCTCAACTTTTACTACTGTACTTTTATTAGGCTCAACTTTAATGTTATTCAAAATTACGGGTTGGTAGGAAATAAAAGAAACTAGAACATTGTAAGTTCCCGGATTAAGATTTGATAAGGTAAACCGACCATCAAAATCGGTAATAGTACCGGTAGTGGTACCCTCAATTATTACATTGGCACCCACAAGGGTCTCGTTGTGCGACCTGTCGTAAACCACACCTTCAATTGATCCTTTTTGTGCCCAGGCCTCAAAAACAATAAAAAAACCTGAAAGCAAAAGCAATACAATCTTATTATTAGTTTTCACCATAGTTTGTTTAGTATTTCCTACTTTTTTACAGCTACAAAGTAAGTCACATTAAATGGCATAGATTTTAATTCCACGTTACCGTTTTGTTAATCT
Protein-coding sequences here:
- a CDS encoding CotH kinase family protein, giving the protein MRINSILSIFLLVQSAYSQTINHWETAIFASDTWRYRVNQTTTPTGWTLHSYDDSQWPQGPGGFGYGDNDDATVVPSCISVSIRTTFIVSDVDEIAMAVLSVDYDDAFIAWINGVEVARSAGLQGVNVNWDTPSSENREAMMYTGGNPTDFLIKKDVLSNALRSGLNVLAIEVHNTGINSSDLSIIPFLSFGITVNNTYYRPTPEWFNPPVTSLSSNLPIVIIDTQGQAIQSDNEIVATMKVVDKQSPPNSIADNDFTYNGTIHLEYRGQSSLWNDWPKKSYNVELINVLGENIDSALMGMPPGNDWALYGPYNDKSLIRNALAYEIGRRMGRYAPRTAFCELILNEQYAGLYLLIEKVRRDKNRVNIAKLTQNDISGDDLTGGYIVKIDKGDFDEFGWASPYTHNGKPINFLWHYPKPENILPVQKNYIRNYITTFENTLNSSYWNDPFLGYYRYVNMASAVDYFLVNELSKNIDAYRISTFLYKDKDSKGGKLTLGPMWDYDLTFGNANYYSGDSPQGWVYKSISADDYYQPPFWWDKFTTDDKFNNMARCRWEELKSSGLLTRTGVHAIIDSMTTLIQDARIRNYNTFNSLGVWVWPNAFVGSTYEQEVNYLKNFVSSRLLWLDANLPGVCKDEPNPIMISAIPNPFNEYFDLRVILPEAGQITLKLTSISGSVVWQMSENATLTSFVYRYQAQDLQKGIYILTAYLNGKYLGAVKVIKG
- a CDS encoding VOC family protein, with product MSKIIYGIQQVGIGISNLSEAWKWYKEHLGFDIRIFEDNTVAELMLPYTGGQPQQRHAALALNMQGGGGFEIWQYKGRTPLMPEFQVLLGDKGIFAAKIKCPNVKKAYEYFESMGVPVSQLAVNPNGDEHFFIKDPFGNFFEIYSHSYIFKDEKKPVSGVGGAIIGVSDIENALKVYRDILGYDTVLYDKSGNFDDVAELPGGKGNFRRMLLTHSENRKGSFSNFFGKSEIELVQALDREPNKIFKNRFWGDLGFIHLCFDMKNMNDLENECVAKGFPFTVNSNVKHNEKGSFDMGEAAGHFSYIEDPDGTLIEFVETHRLPLIKSLGIQLNMDKRDPHKPIPNWITKLLSLKRVKNL
- a CDS encoding SDR family oxidoreductase: MISFKNRLVWITGASSGIGKELALQLAEEGAHLIISSNDAQELSHVADECREFTSFCQEYPFDLSSPVEVKNTAETIINTYGQIYLLINNGGISQRSLVKDTPVEIDRKIMEIDYFSYVILTKTVLPGMIEAGEGFIAATSSISGKFGFPLRSSYAAAKHAIQGFFETLRAEMKPHNISVTIAYPGRIQTNISLRAIDQNGKEHGKMDPGQQNGLSAKECARQYIKAIKKRKPEVFIGKSEIFMVHIKRLFPSIFFRIVTKIKPT
- a CDS encoding toxin-antitoxin system YwqK family antitoxin, producing MKLFLTLLISLASLVSFAQTNVVEREGRYYDSNGKLYSGRYTSYYDNGNIKVDALITNGLPDGEMKLFYPTGKIQEIRTYSLGEKNGRWEKWNEMGIKVSEANFVKGKKHGKWYVWDDSGTLRYDMTYSDGEKSGTWIIYDENGKETSRKEY
- a CDS encoding carboxypeptidase-like regulatory domain-containing protein — translated: MKKILSVLIVSMLALNLIAANEDAKKESAETTSNMVSTISGKVVDKTTGEALAGVAVKLDENTVVYTDFEGNFTINLTQPKAKLCVSLISYAPAEVEVKKSSKEVKIELNTVE
- a CDS encoding TonB-dependent receptor: MVKTNNKIVLLLLSGFFIVFEAWAQKGSIEGVVYDRSHNETLVGANVIIEGTTTGTITDFDGRFTLSNLNPGTYNVLVSFISYQPVILNNIKVEPNKSTVVKVELEEITTAIEGVTVTAARKTNTEVAMLSTIKASLTVASGISAQQITRSQDRDASEVIRRVPGVSIIDDRFVVVRGLNQRYNNAWINNASTPSSESDQKAFSFDVIPSAMIDNMVIYKSPSPELPADFTGGFIKISTKNMPDENFLSIGYATGFNTSTSYGNFKQITKSKTDWLGFDDGTRNLPADFPSTLKGLTNSQLASLGQKLNTSWAPQSVQAVPDQKFNLSFGRKWQKGNKRLGNITSLSYSNTFETEEVNHSEYQVQLVPGQEPPFNHNYTDSIFTRKVKIGLLHNWSFFTGKGSKIEFRNLFNLIGKSNAIIRNGLNGHEGFTIRSYQDNFQNRTTYSSQLGGEHRWGDNQKNKLDWVTGYALSYRNEPDLKQLRTTLQDEPLIPHYNEYYAAVGITPSVSDAGRVYMKLVEHIASLGVNYERKLKIGNWEPTLKSGTYGEFKARYFDARILGFAKNSSYTESVWLPIDQIFSVENINTSPDGFLLRESTSKSDSYNVSSILGSAYIALNTNITKKLSFYGGLRAEWMNQILNSYDRYGRPVKVEDDGIDIFPSANITYNFNEKNLIRLAAGISINRPEYREIAPFYFYNFTDEAEFVGNTNLKNCLIHNYDLRWELYPNTGETFSVGLFYKKFNGPIELVFKPAGARPLFTYNNAEGAYSFGVEVDLRKSLQAIPMLKDFYMVLNASYIHSKVIFPEGSIFRNRPMQGQSPYVVNAGIFYQNDKNNLSVSVQYNVIGDRILAVGIPFQNQDQDIPDYYEKHQHLVDITVSKEFGKKVEIKAGVKNLLNQKYNTYQPFIGSNNNDLIMNNKLYEQGITFSLGANLRF